From Micromonospora echinospora, one genomic window encodes:
- a CDS encoding type I polyketide synthase yields MTKPDQQIAIVGMAALMPGAADLDSYWRNLVAGVDAITDVPEHRWDEEFYDPEQAHRADRMYCRRGGFVDEYATFEPLKFGVMPASVHEIEPDQLITLEVAAKAIDDAGGPDRLPSGERVGVILGRGGILSPAQARYAQRVRMSSQVISILRELIPDVDPARLEMLRKKFDERLGPYQPEGTIGLVPNLAASRVANRLNLRGPAYTIDAACASSLIAVDQGITELQNGRLDAVLAGGVHHVHDISFWSVFNQLRALSRQGEIRPFDANADGLLIGEGTGIVVLKRYADALRDGDRVYAVIRGSGVSSDGKSASMFNPAVSGQVLAIERAWAAAGLDPTAPDAVGLLEAHGTGTPTGDAAELTTIGQTFGAYRGGPKPVIGSVKSMIGHTMPAAGAAGLIKATLAVYRGVLLPTLHCDNPRAEMAGTRFAPITAAQPWESDGPRRAGVNAFGFGGINAHVIVEQVTDSAGVALPTSGLTATADGKVVVDEPDQVLWLAAPTPAALAELLASDDATVRRLGAERAQAAPGPVGDAERVRLGIVNPSEKLLTVARKTVARGQAWRGGRDIWFTPDPLLAGGGKLISVFPGLEAEFAPRTTDLAAHFGMPNRPWSMEDLGQHGAGLIEVGKMLHEALRRMNVTPDAVAGHSIGEWTAAAVSGQADGASMDEFLAMFSAESVEISGYVFAAAATAADQVTPLLPDFPGVVLSHDNAPQQCVVNGPEAEVDRLVEVLRGRNVFCQKLPFKSAFHTPIFGDGLRSIGDALGRLRVQPSQLPIWSGTLAAPCPDDLDEVRHLFIRHMMEPVWFRQTVANMYDAGFRVFLQVGAGQLASLIDDNLRGKDHLAIPVNVSHRGGLNQLRRVATALWVEGGSPDLRVLSTPGGRAPVAKSTVGTGKRGPTIKLDLGGPLVRLGEDAAGMLGLPTPGNGSAVAATPTEPAQPAAPAATGETAGALAALSQLAGHSRAAAELAALLRDTAQGTASVLARAGGTAPPVQQRPAAPATPPAAAPRSPVVPPAAARTGAAPAAAPRPGTAPSAAPPAPPRAGVPAVARPVAPAVAPQRPATPPVARPAPAASREVGRVTLRVSIETMPYLRDHCFFVQPDDWPNIEDRWPVVPATALVQHMMDAAEQLLPGQRVIEVHDAKFNRWLIAEPAQDVEITVREAGGNRYTCSIGSYARATVEMGAAYPEPTEQPWTHDPATERPTTLPADEMYAERLMFHGPRFQGVTAIHAIGDMHVRGVVTAPVPPGALLDNALQVIGNWLITTQPIRTVALPVGLRNVQFFGPPPPAGRAFECVARVRSIDDGQLVADTQLSYQGRVWAQINGAVDRRFDSHPQARVAERFPERYPMSQFQPEGWTMAFDCWTDLVTRGMAARGILGGAANAEYERHPAKTRKQWMLGRIAAKDAVRGRLWEDGHTDIYPIELTVGNDPSGRPFVQAREGRDWRDCDVSLAHCQEIGVAIAKPRTPGEPVGGPGVGIDVAEIADLPAGCALDPAETALLASLAGADAARRQLWATRFRAARETVGKAEGVGPAGGPHPIVVRAATDEALTVETAGRTYRVGHREVANPDDLPPRRYVVAWTWGPEPATAPGGTRS; encoded by the coding sequence GTGACCAAGCCCGACCAGCAGATCGCGATCGTCGGTATGGCGGCGCTCATGCCCGGCGCCGCCGACCTGGACAGCTACTGGCGCAACCTGGTCGCCGGGGTGGACGCGATCACCGACGTCCCGGAGCACCGCTGGGACGAGGAGTTCTACGACCCGGAGCAGGCCCACCGGGCGGACCGGATGTACTGCCGGCGGGGTGGCTTCGTCGACGAGTACGCCACCTTCGAGCCGCTGAAGTTCGGCGTGATGCCCGCCTCGGTGCACGAGATCGAACCCGACCAGCTCATCACGCTGGAGGTGGCCGCGAAGGCCATCGACGACGCGGGCGGCCCGGACCGGCTCCCGTCGGGGGAGCGGGTCGGGGTGATCCTGGGCCGGGGCGGCATCCTCAGCCCCGCCCAGGCCCGGTACGCCCAGCGGGTCCGGATGTCCAGCCAGGTCATCAGCATCCTCCGGGAGCTGATCCCGGACGTCGACCCGGCCCGGCTGGAGATGCTCCGCAAGAAGTTCGACGAGCGGCTCGGCCCGTACCAGCCGGAGGGGACGATCGGCCTGGTGCCGAACCTGGCCGCCTCCCGGGTGGCGAACCGGCTCAACCTGCGCGGCCCGGCGTACACCATCGACGCGGCCTGCGCCTCGTCGCTGATCGCGGTCGACCAGGGCATCACCGAACTCCAGAACGGCCGGTTGGACGCGGTGCTCGCCGGCGGCGTGCACCACGTGCACGACATCAGCTTCTGGTCGGTGTTCAACCAGCTCCGGGCGCTGTCCCGGCAGGGCGAGATCCGGCCGTTCGACGCGAACGCCGACGGGCTGCTGATCGGCGAGGGCACCGGCATCGTGGTGCTCAAGCGGTACGCCGACGCGCTCCGCGACGGCGACCGGGTCTACGCGGTGATCCGGGGCAGCGGGGTCTCCAGCGACGGCAAGTCGGCGAGCATGTTCAACCCGGCGGTCTCCGGTCAGGTGCTGGCCATCGAGCGGGCCTGGGCGGCGGCCGGACTCGACCCGACCGCGCCGGACGCGGTGGGCCTGCTGGAGGCGCACGGCACCGGCACCCCCACCGGCGACGCGGCCGAGCTGACCACCATCGGGCAGACCTTCGGGGCGTACCGGGGCGGGCCGAAGCCGGTGATCGGCTCGGTGAAGTCGATGATCGGCCACACCATGCCGGCGGCTGGTGCCGCCGGCCTGATCAAGGCGACCCTCGCCGTCTACCGGGGCGTGCTCCTGCCCACCCTGCACTGCGACAACCCACGCGCCGAAATGGCCGGAACCCGGTTCGCGCCGATCACCGCCGCCCAGCCGTGGGAGAGCGACGGTCCGCGCCGGGCCGGGGTGAACGCCTTCGGTTTCGGCGGGATCAACGCCCACGTGATCGTCGAGCAGGTGACCGACTCGGCCGGGGTCGCCCTGCCGACGTCCGGGCTGACCGCGACGGCCGACGGGAAGGTCGTGGTGGACGAGCCGGACCAGGTCCTCTGGCTCGCCGCGCCGACCCCGGCCGCCCTGGCCGAACTGCTCGCCTCCGACGACGCGACGGTACGCCGGCTCGGCGCGGAGCGGGCCCAGGCCGCGCCCGGCCCGGTCGGCGACGCCGAACGTGTCCGGCTCGGCATCGTCAACCCCAGCGAGAAGCTGCTCACCGTGGCCCGCAAGACGGTGGCCCGGGGCCAGGCGTGGCGGGGCGGCCGGGACATCTGGTTCACCCCGGACCCGCTGCTGGCCGGCGGCGGCAAGCTCATCTCGGTCTTCCCCGGTCTGGAGGCGGAGTTCGCCCCGCGGACCACCGACCTGGCCGCCCACTTCGGGATGCCGAACCGCCCCTGGTCGATGGAGGACCTCGGGCAGCACGGCGCCGGCCTGATCGAGGTGGGCAAGATGCTGCACGAGGCGCTGCGCCGGATGAACGTGACGCCGGACGCGGTCGCCGGGCACAGCATCGGCGAGTGGACCGCCGCCGCGGTCAGCGGCCAGGCCGACGGGGCCAGCATGGACGAGTTCCTCGCCATGTTCAGCGCCGAGTCGGTGGAGATCTCCGGGTACGTCTTCGCCGCCGCCGCCACGGCGGCGGACCAGGTCACGCCCCTGCTGCCGGACTTCCCCGGGGTGGTGCTCTCGCACGACAACGCCCCACAGCAGTGCGTGGTCAACGGGCCGGAGGCCGAGGTCGACCGGCTGGTGGAGGTGCTGCGCGGGCGGAACGTCTTCTGCCAGAAGCTGCCCTTCAAGTCGGCGTTCCACACCCCGATCTTCGGCGACGGGCTCCGCTCGATCGGCGACGCGCTCGGCCGGCTGCGGGTGCAGCCGAGCCAGCTCCCGATCTGGTCGGGCACCCTGGCCGCGCCGTGCCCCGACGATCTCGACGAGGTCCGGCACCTGTTCATCCGGCACATGATGGAGCCGGTCTGGTTCCGGCAGACCGTCGCCAACATGTACGACGCCGGCTTCCGGGTCTTCCTCCAGGTCGGCGCCGGCCAGCTCGCCTCGCTCATCGACGACAACCTGCGCGGCAAGGACCACCTGGCGATCCCGGTGAACGTCTCGCACCGGGGCGGGCTCAACCAGCTCCGCCGGGTGGCGACCGCGCTCTGGGTGGAGGGCGGGTCGCCGGACCTGCGCGTCCTGTCCACCCCGGGCGGTCGCGCCCCGGTGGCGAAGAGCACCGTGGGCACCGGCAAGCGTGGTCCGACCATCAAGCTCGACCTGGGTGGACCGTTGGTCCGGCTCGGCGAGGACGCGGCCGGCATGCTCGGTCTCCCCACCCCGGGGAACGGATCTGCGGTCGCGGCGACGCCGACCGAGCCCGCCCAGCCCGCCGCACCGGCAGCGACCGGTGAGACCGCCGGGGCCCTGGCGGCGCTCAGTCAGCTCGCCGGCCACTCCCGGGCCGCCGCCGAACTCGCCGCCCTGCTCCGGGACACCGCCCAGGGCACGGCGAGCGTGCTGGCCCGGGCGGGCGGCACGGCCCCACCCGTCCAGCAGCGTCCGGCCGCACCGGCGACCCCGCCGGCCGCCGCTCCCCGGTCTCCCGTCGTGCCGCCGGCCGCCGCCCGCACCGGTGCCGCGCCGGCCGCCGCGCCCCGACCGGGCACCGCGCCGTCCGCCGCGCCACCGGCGCCGCCCCGGGCCGGCGTCCCGGCGGTCGCCCGTCCCGTCGCGCCGGCCGTCGCGCCGCAGCGACCGGCGACCCCGCCGGTTGCCCGCCCCGCCCCGGCCGCCAGCCGGGAGGTCGGTCGGGTCACCCTGCGGGTGTCCATCGAGACCATGCCGTACCTGCGGGACCACTGCTTCTTCGTGCAGCCGGACGACTGGCCGAACATCGAGGACCGCTGGCCGGTGGTGCCGGCGACCGCCCTGGTCCAGCACATGATGGACGCCGCCGAACAGCTGCTCCCCGGCCAGCGGGTGATCGAGGTGCACGACGCCAAGTTCAACCGTTGGCTGATCGCCGAACCGGCCCAGGACGTCGAGATCACCGTGCGGGAGGCCGGGGGGAACCGGTACACCTGCTCGATCGGCTCGTACGCCCGGGCCACCGTCGAGATGGGCGCCGCGTACCCGGAACCGACCGAGCAGCCCTGGACGCACGACCCGGCCACCGAGCGCCCGACCACGCTCCCCGCGGACGAGATGTACGCCGAGCGGCTGATGTTCCACGGCCCCCGGTTCCAGGGGGTCACCGCGATCCACGCCATCGGCGACATGCACGTGCGGGGCGTCGTGACCGCCCCGGTGCCGCCCGGCGCGCTGCTGGACAACGCGCTCCAGGTCATCGGCAACTGGCTGATCACCACGCAGCCGATCCGGACCGTGGCGCTGCCGGTCGGCCTCCGGAACGTCCAGTTCTTCGGGCCGCCCCCGCCGGCCGGGCGGGCGTTCGAGTGCGTCGCCCGGGTCCGTTCCATCGACGACGGGCAACTCGTCGCGGACACCCAGCTCAGCTACCAGGGGCGGGTCTGGGCGCAGATCAACGGCGCGGTGGACCGGCGTTTCGACAGCCACCCGCAGGCCCGGGTCGCGGAGCGCTTCCCGGAGCGGTACCCGATGTCGCAGTTCCAGCCGGAGGGCTGGACGATGGCCTTCGACTGCTGGACCGACCTGGTCACCCGGGGCATGGCCGCGCGGGGCATCCTCGGCGGCGCCGCCAACGCCGAGTACGAACGGCACCCGGCGAAGACCCGCAAGCAGTGGATGCTCGGCCGGATCGCGGCCAAGGACGCCGTCCGGGGCCGCCTCTGGGAGGACGGCCACACCGACATCTACCCGATCGAGCTGACCGTCGGCAACGACCCGTCGGGCCGCCCGTTCGTCCAGGCCCGGGAAGGCCGGGACTGGCGCGACTGCGACGTGTCGCTGGCGCACTGCCAGGAGATCGGCGTGGCCATCGCGAAGCCGCGTACCCCCGGGGAGCCGGTCGGCGGGCCGGGCGTCGGCATCGACGTCGCCGAGATCGCCGACCTGCCGGCGGGCTGCGCGCTCGACCCGGCGGAGACCGCGTTGCTGGCGTCGCTGGCCGGCGCGGACGCCGCCCGACGGCAGCTCTGGGCGACCCGCTTCCGGGCGGCCCGGGAGACGGTCGGCAAGGCGGAGGGCGTCGGCCCGGCCGGCGGCCCGCACCCGATCGTCGTCCGGGCGGCCACCGACGAGGCGCTGACCGTCGAGACGGCCGGTCGCACCTACCGGGTCGGCCACCGGGAGGTCGCCAACCCCGACGACCTGCCGCCCCGCCGCTACGTCGTGGCCTGGACCTGGGGTCCGGAGCCCGCCACCGCCCCCGGCGGAACCCGTTCCTGA